From a single Oceanispirochaeta sp. M1 genomic region:
- a CDS encoding Gfo/Idh/MocA family protein, with product MTYDKSVAVIGCGFIGPVHIEALRRLGITIKGVLGSSPEKSKKAAEALGLGVGYDSLDDLLKDDEIGAVHITSPNKFHFEQTKRCLGSGKHVMCEKPLTMNSSESARLVEIASDSGLITGVNYNIRYYPLNIESKIRAGKMGAIHEIYGAYVQDWLLEKTDYNWRVLSDVSGPLRAIGDIGTHWLDLICFITGKTIDSVCADLYTIHPVRERPVGEVETFSNKKASNLEEVQIDTEDGGNVLIRFTDGSRGSLRVSQVAAGRKNRISYEICGAEETIAWNGESPNSLWIGKRDEMNSRLIKNPALQSEEANYFTSYPGGHAEGFPDSHKQCFKAFYDAILENNPPVPHPSFKDGHKEMLLCDAILKSARESRWIKINK from the coding sequence ATGACTTATGATAAAAGCGTAGCGGTAATAGGATGCGGATTTATAGGTCCCGTTCATATAGAGGCATTGAGACGTTTGGGAATAACGATCAAAGGTGTATTGGGAAGCAGTCCTGAAAAGTCAAAAAAAGCCGCTGAAGCCCTGGGACTCGGGGTAGGATATGATTCTCTGGATGATCTTCTTAAGGATGATGAAATTGGCGCTGTCCATATTACATCTCCCAATAAATTTCATTTTGAACAGACAAAAAGATGCCTGGGAAGCGGTAAACATGTGATGTGTGAAAAACCACTGACCATGAACTCATCTGAATCGGCCCGCCTGGTTGAAATAGCTTCAGACAGCGGTTTGATCACCGGGGTGAACTACAACATTCGTTATTATCCCCTTAACATCGAATCAAAAATCCGCGCCGGAAAAATGGGAGCTATCCATGAAATCTATGGCGCCTATGTGCAGGATTGGCTTCTGGAGAAGACTGATTACAACTGGCGCGTACTATCCGATGTCAGCGGCCCTCTCAGGGCTATCGGCGATATCGGTACACATTGGCTGGATTTGATCTGTTTCATAACAGGCAAAACAATCGATTCTGTCTGCGCGGATCTATATACAATTCATCCTGTCCGAGAGCGTCCTGTGGGAGAAGTGGAAACATTCTCCAATAAAAAAGCATCAAACCTTGAAGAAGTTCAGATTGATACGGAAGACGGTGGAAATGTGCTTATCCGCTTCACCGACGGCAGTCGCGGAAGTCTCAGGGTTTCTCAGGTTGCGGCAGGAAGAAAAAACAGGATCAGCTATGAAATCTGCGGTGCTGAAGAGACAATCGCATGGAATGGCGAGTCTCCCAACAGTCTCTGGATCGGTAAAAGAGATGAGATGAACAGTAGGTTGATCAAAAATCCCGCTCTACAGTCAGAAGAAGCTAATTACTTTACCAGCTATCCCGGAGGTCATGCAGAAGGTTTTCCTGATAGTCATAAGCAGTGCTTTAAGGCTTTTTATGATGCCATACTCGAGAATAATCCCCCCGTTCCTCACCCCAGCTTTAAAGACGGTCATAAAGAAATGCTTCTTTGTGATGCAATATTAAAGAGTGCCCGGGAATCCAGATGGATAAAAATCAATAAATAA
- a CDS encoding ABC transporter permease — translation MSSNNILSRLKNPTVIAAGIAVLLLIIGEMRAPGFASFSQIINMLTVASFLGIVAAGQNLVVLSGEGGIDLSVGKVVTLGAIIGGAIANGMDSGVLTAFAVVMIATFSVGLLNGIGVTLIGIPPLIMTLSMGIVVESISRFITGGLAVKGATPFMLMVVTGRFLGIPGIVYIWILFTILFILFQRNSQFGMSLYTMGSNSKAARLSGVNVKWIRILTYGLSSMLAGLAGFLYLGYLGSIYNISLGNKYNLSSVVAVVVGGVSLAGGKGGYLGVAVGCILLQFLESFLTVQSIPPWGREIVMGITLLVLLTAYARETKLRQ, via the coding sequence ATGAGTTCTAATAATATATTATCCAGACTTAAAAATCCTACAGTCATAGCCGCCGGCATCGCAGTTCTTCTGCTGATCATCGGCGAGATGAGAGCTCCCGGATTTGCAAGTTTTTCTCAGATTATTAATATGCTGACTGTTGCTTCATTCCTGGGAATCGTAGCCGCCGGGCAGAACCTGGTAGTCCTATCCGGAGAGGGAGGGATTGATCTTTCTGTTGGTAAAGTTGTTACTCTGGGAGCCATTATAGGCGGAGCCATAGCCAATGGTATGGATTCAGGTGTTCTTACGGCTTTTGCGGTGGTTATGATAGCTACATTTTCTGTTGGTCTACTGAACGGCATCGGAGTGACTCTTATTGGAATTCCCCCTCTTATTATGACTCTCAGTATGGGGATTGTTGTTGAATCGATCAGTCGTTTTATAACGGGGGGACTTGCTGTAAAAGGGGCAACCCCTTTTATGCTTATGGTCGTCACAGGGCGTTTTCTGGGCATCCCCGGTATTGTTTATATCTGGATTCTATTTACCATCCTGTTCATTTTGTTTCAGAGAAATTCGCAGTTTGGAATGAGCCTGTACACTATGGGCAGCAACAGTAAAGCAGCACGTTTGTCGGGAGTGAATGTCAAATGGATCAGAATCCTCACATATGGACTGAGTTCCATGCTTGCCGGTCTAGCCGGATTCCTGTACCTGGGATATCTGGGATCAATCTATAATATCTCTCTTGGAAATAAATATAATCTCTCTTCTGTTGTTGCAGTTGTGGTGGGAGGGGTCTCTCTTGCGGGTGGGAAAGGCGGTTACCTAGGCGTGGCTGTCGGTTGTATTCTGCTGCAGTTTCTCGAGAGCTTTCTGACTGTTCAGAGCATTCCACCGTGGGGAAGAGAAATTGTTATGGGAATAACACTCCTGGTTCTATTGACTGCCTATGCACGGGAAACCAAGCTGCGCCAGTAA